The following are encoded together in the Thunnus maccoyii chromosome 18, fThuMac1.1, whole genome shotgun sequence genome:
- the mybpc2a gene encoding myosin binding protein Ca isoform X7: MPVPKTPAAKGDKAAAAPADKKDAQPTVELPPDEIVPGEDPQLSQLTGLFVSKPESATATKGKDITFVAKVDSSNLTRKPNMKWLKGKWLDLCSKAGKHLQFKETYDRNTKIYTYEMSIIKVVDGDAGGYRCEVTSKDKCDSCTFEVSVQAVQEEQQQHNILEAFKRSMKKGGDAGEDAGDLDFSALLKKREKKKNETPKEEVDVWEILKEARPCDYEKIAFEYGITDLRGMLKRLKKMRKVEPKKSDAFLKKLDPAYSVDKGRRIQLSVEVADPNAPIKWLKNGQEIKPSAKYVFESVGNKRTLTINKCNLSDDAAYECVVGEEKCFTEVFVKEPPVTITKLLDDVHTVVGEKVEFEVEVSEEGANVKWMKDGVELNRETAGSKYRFKKDGKRHILIINEATKEDIGMYYAFTNGGESKAELEVEDKELEVLQSIADLTVKAAEQAVFKCEVSDEKVTGKWFKDGVEVKPTDRIKMTHIGRTHKLTINDVKPADAGDYTFVPDGYALSLSAKLNFLEIKIDYVPRQEPPKIHLDTTGSSSKNIITVVAGNKLRLDVEITGDPAPTVCWMKGDNVLSEAEGRVRVETRKTLSSFVIEGAEKEDEGHYSITVTNPAGEDKAELFVKIVDVPNPPENVKCISVGEDSSTITWDPPAFDGGVPVKGYLMERKKVGSSRWTKLNFDVYESTTYEAKKMIEGVLYEMRVFAVNGIGISQPSASSKPFMPIAPTSEPTRLTVDDVTDSTCALKWRPPEKVGAGGIDGYIIEYCKEGSDQWVQANETPVEKNQYRVKGLPVGEKMLFRVVAVNIAGRSPPATLSQAVTIREIMENPKIRLPRQLRTKLIRVVGEKVNLVIPFQGKPRPVVTWFKDGVLLEDKTVGIRTSEVDTILFIRSTERAHSGKYTLSVQIENMSDSADIHIQIVEKPGPPISVHVTDVWGFNAALEWKPPKDDGNCEIIGYCIQKADLKTKEWFTVYEHNRRPSCTVSDLVMGNEYSFRVFSENICGHSDEAGISKNTAVISKTGLDYNPTPFKERDKTSSPKFTAPLVDRSVVAGYTTAISCAVRGFPKPKIIWMKNNMIIGEDPKFLMQNNQGVLTLNIRKPGLFDGGRYSCKAVNDLGEDQVECKLEVRVVQEKGEEAKK; the protein is encoded by the exons CAGCCAAGGGCGATAAGGCTGCAGCAGCCCCTGCTG aCAAGAAGG ATGCCCAGCCTACTGTAG AGTTGCCTCCTGATG AGATCGTACCAGGGGAGGATCCCCAGCTGTCCCAACTGACCGGCCTGTTCGTCTCGAAGCCAGAGAGTGCAACAGCAACAAAAG GCAAGGACATCACGTTTGTGGCTAAAGTGGACTCGTCCAACCTGACAAGGAAGCCAAACATGAAGTGGCTGAAGGGGAAGTGGCTTGACCTGTGCAGCAAAGCCGGAAAGCACCTGCAGTTCAAAGAGACCTATGACAGAAACACCAAG aTCTACACTTACGAGATGAGCATCATCAAAGTAGTGGATGGAGACGCAGGTGGCTACCGCTGCGAGGTCACCTCCAAAGACAAGTGCGACAGCTGCACATTCGAAGTCTCCGTGCAGG CTGTacaagaggagcagcagcagcacaacatCTTGGAGGCGTTTAAGCGATC GATGAAAAAAGG TGGAGATGCAGGTGAGGATGCTGGTGATCTAGACTTCAGCGCCCTGCTCAAGAAAAG ggagaaaaaaaaaaatgaaacgcCCAAAGAGGAAGTGGATGTATGGGAAATCTTGAAAGAGGCCAGGCCCTGTGACTATGAGAAGATTGCCTTTGAGTACGGCATCACAGACCTGAGGGGCATGCTGAAGAGGTTGAAGAAGATGAGGAAGGTGGAGCCCAAGAAGAGTGACG CTTTCCTGAAGAAGCTGGATCCAGCTTATTCAGTGGACAAGGGCAGGAGGATCCAGCTCTCTGTGGAGGTGGCTGACCCCAACGCTCCAATCAAGTGGCTAAAAAACGGACAGGAAATTAAACCATCAGCCAA GTATGTGTTTGAGAGCGTGGGCAACAAGCGGACACTCACTATCAACAAGTGCAACCTGTCGGATGACGCAGCGTATGAGTGCGTGGTCGGGGAGGAGAAGTGCTTCACGGAGGTTTTTGTCAAAG AGCCTCCGGTCACCATCACCAAGCTGCTGGATGATGTCCACACTGTGGTGGGAGAGAAGGTGGAGTTTGAGGTGGAGGTGTCCGAGGAAGGAGCCAACGTCAAATG GATGAAAGACGGAGTTGAGCTGAACAGAGAAACTGCAGGTTCgaaatacagatttaaaaaggaCGGAAAGAGACACATTTTGATCATAAATGAAGCCACGAAGGAGGATATTGGAATGTACTACGCCTTTACCAACGGTGGAGAGTCAAAGGCAGAACTGGAGGTTGAAG ATAAGGAGCTTGAGGTTCTGCAGAGCATAGCTGACCTGACGGTGAAGGCTGCTGAACAGGCTGTATTCAAGTGTGAAGTGTCTGATGAAAAAGTGACGGGGAAATGGTTCAAGGATGGCGTTGAAGTCAAACCCACCGATCGCATCAAAATGACGCACATTGGAAG GACCCACAAGCTGACGATTAATGACGTGAAGCCTGCGGACGCTGGAGATTATACCTTTGTACCTGACGGCTatgcactttctctctctgcaaaACTCAACTTCCTGG AAATCAAGATTGACTATGTTCCCCGACAAG AGCCTCCCAAAATCCACCTGGACACCACCGGCTCAAGCAGCAAGAACATCATTACCGTGGTGGCTGGAAACAAACTTCGCCTTGACGTGGAGATCACAGGAGATCCAGCCCCAACTGTGTGCTGGATGAAAGGAGACAAC GTGTTGTCTGAAGCGGAGGGAAGGGTCCGCGTGGAGACGAGGAAGACCCTGAGCAGCTTCGTTATCGAGGGGGCGGAGAAAGAAGACGAGGGCCACTACTCCATCACCGTGACCAACCCCGCCGGAGAGGACAAGGCTGAACTCTTTGTCAAAATCGTGG ATGTGCCCAACCCTCCTGAGAATGTCAAATGCATATCAGTTGGCGAGGACAGCAGCACGATCACATGGGACCCTCCTGCATTCGACGGCGGAGTTCCCGTTAAAG GGTACCTCATGGAGAGGAAGAAGGTCGGCTCGTCCAGATGGACCAAGCTCAACTTTGATGTTTATGAGTCCACCACCTACGAGGCTAAGAAGATGATTGAAGGTGTACTTTATGAGATGAGAGTGTTTGCAGTCAACGGCATTGGCATCTCTCAGCCAAGTGCGAGCTCAAAGCCCTTCATGCCCATTG CCCCCACCAGCGAGCCCACTCGTCTCACAGTGGATGATGTGACAGACAGTACCTGTGCACTCAAGTGGCGTCCTCCGGAGAAAGTCGGAGCGGGCGGCATTGATGGTTACATCATCGAGTACTGCAAGGAAGGAA GTGACCAGTGGGTGCAGGCTAACGAGACACCGGTGGAAAAGAACCAGTACAGGGTGAAGGGTCTGCCAGTGGGGGAGAAGATGCTGTTCAGGGTGGTGGCTGTTAACATCGCTGGGCGCAGCCCCCCCGCCACTCTCTCCCAGGCTGTTACTATCAGAGAGATCATGG AGAATCCAAAAATCCGTCTGCCTCGCCAGCTGAGAACCAAACTCATCAGAGTTGTGGGCGAGAAGGTGAACTTGGTCATCCCCTTCCAG GGTAAACCTCGTCCTGTCGTGACCTGGTTCAAAGACGGTGTGCTGCTTGAGGACAAAACAGTGGGAATTCGTACCAGCGAAGTAGACACCATCCTCTTCATCCGCTCCACGGAGAGAGCCCACTCCGGAAAGTACACGCTGTCCGTTCAGATTGAGAACATGTCGGACAGCGCTGACATACACATTCAGATTGTAG AAAAGCCCGGTCCTCCCATCTCTGTGCATGTCACAGACGTCTGGGGTTTCAACGCTGCGCTGGAGTGGAAGCCGCCCAAAGACGACGGCAACTGCGAGATTATCGGCTACTGTATTCAGAAGGCTGACCTGAAGACCAAG GAGTGGTTCACGGTCTACGAGCACAACCGCAGGCCCAGCTGCACCGTGTCTGACCTGGTCATGGGGAACGAGTATTCTTTCCGTGTGTTCAGCGAAAACATCTGCGGCCACAGCGATGAAGCTGGCATCAGCAAGAACACAGCCGTCATTTCCAAAACAG GTTTGGACTATAACCCCACACCCTTCAAAGAGAGGGACAAGACCAGTTCCCCCAAATTCACAGCGCCCCTGGTGGACAGAAGTGTGGTTGCAGGTTACACCACAGCCATCAGCTGTGCCGTCCGCGGTTTCCCCAAG CCAAAGATCATTTGGATGAAGAACAACATGATCATCGGTGAAGACCCCAAGTTTTTGATGCAGAACAACCAGGGGGTGTTGACTCTGAACATCCGTAAGCCGGGCCTGTTCGACGGAGGCAGATACTCCTGTAAGGCTGTCAACGACCTCGGGGAAGACCAGGTGGAGTGCAAGCTGGAGGTTCGAG TTGTacaagagaaaggagaggaggcgAAGAAATAA
- the mybpc2a gene encoding myosin binding protein Ca isoform X5 — protein MPVPKTPAAKGDKAAAAPADKKEKPAEEEDAQPTVELPPDEIVPGEDPQLSQLTGLFVSKPESATATKGKDITFVAKVDSSNLTRKPNMKWLKGKWLDLCSKAGKHLQFKETYDRNTKIYTYEMSIIKVVDGDAGGYRCEVTSKDKCDSCTFEVSVQAVQEEQQQHNILEAFKRSMKKGGDAGEDAGDLDFSALLKKREKKKNETPKEEVDVWEILKEARPCDYEKIAFEYGITDLRGMLKRLKKMRKVEPKKSDAFLKKLDPAYSVDKGRRIQLSVEVADPNAPIKWLKNGQEIKPSAKYVFESVGNKRTLTINKCNLSDDAAYECVVGEEKCFTEVFVKEPPVTITKLLDDVHTVVGEKVEFEVEVSEEGANVKWMKDGVELNRETAGSKYRFKKDGKRHILIINEATKEDIGMYYAFTNGGESKAELEVEDKELEVLQSIADLTVKAAEQAVFKCEVSDEKVTGKWFKDGVEVKPTDRIKMTHIGRTHKLTINDVKPADAGDYTFVPDGYALSLSAKLNFLEIKIDYVPRQEPPKIHLDTTGSSSKNIITVVAGNKLRLDVEITGDPAPTVCWMKGDNVLSEAEGRVRVETRKTLSSFVIEGAEKEDEGHYSITVTNPAGEDKAELFVKIVDVPNPPENVKCISVGEDSSTITWDPPAFDGGVPVKGYLMERKKVGSSRWTKLNFDVYESTTYEAKKMIEGVLYEMRVFAVNGIGISQPSASSKPFMPIAPTSEPTRLTVDDVTDSTCALKWRPPEKVGAGGIDGYIIEYCKEGSDQWVQANETPVEKNQYRVKGLPVGEKMLFRVVAVNIAGRSPPATLSQAVTIREIMENPKIRLPRQLRTKLIRVVGEKVNLVIPFQGKPRPVVTWFKDGVLLEDKTVGIRTSEVDTILFIRSTERAHSGKYTLSVQIENMSDSADIHIQIVEKPGPPISVHVTDVWGFNAALEWKPPKDDGNCEIIGYCIQKADLKTKEWFTVYEHNRRPSCTVSDLVMGNEYSFRVFSENICGHSDEAGISKNTAVISKTGLDYNPTPFKERDKTSSPKFTAPLVDRSVVAGYTTAISCAVRGFPKPKIIWMKNNMIIGEDPKFLMQNNQGVLTLNIRKPGLFDGGRYSCKAVNDLGEDQVECKLEVRVVQEKGEEAKK, from the exons CAGCCAAGGGCGATAAGGCTGCAGCAGCCCCTGCTG aCAAGAAGG AGAAGCCAGCGGAGGAGGAGG ATGCCCAGCCTACTGTAG AGTTGCCTCCTGATG AGATCGTACCAGGGGAGGATCCCCAGCTGTCCCAACTGACCGGCCTGTTCGTCTCGAAGCCAGAGAGTGCAACAGCAACAAAAG GCAAGGACATCACGTTTGTGGCTAAAGTGGACTCGTCCAACCTGACAAGGAAGCCAAACATGAAGTGGCTGAAGGGGAAGTGGCTTGACCTGTGCAGCAAAGCCGGAAAGCACCTGCAGTTCAAAGAGACCTATGACAGAAACACCAAG aTCTACACTTACGAGATGAGCATCATCAAAGTAGTGGATGGAGACGCAGGTGGCTACCGCTGCGAGGTCACCTCCAAAGACAAGTGCGACAGCTGCACATTCGAAGTCTCCGTGCAGG CTGTacaagaggagcagcagcagcacaacatCTTGGAGGCGTTTAAGCGATC GATGAAAAAAGG TGGAGATGCAGGTGAGGATGCTGGTGATCTAGACTTCAGCGCCCTGCTCAAGAAAAG ggagaaaaaaaaaaatgaaacgcCCAAAGAGGAAGTGGATGTATGGGAAATCTTGAAAGAGGCCAGGCCCTGTGACTATGAGAAGATTGCCTTTGAGTACGGCATCACAGACCTGAGGGGCATGCTGAAGAGGTTGAAGAAGATGAGGAAGGTGGAGCCCAAGAAGAGTGACG CTTTCCTGAAGAAGCTGGATCCAGCTTATTCAGTGGACAAGGGCAGGAGGATCCAGCTCTCTGTGGAGGTGGCTGACCCCAACGCTCCAATCAAGTGGCTAAAAAACGGACAGGAAATTAAACCATCAGCCAA GTATGTGTTTGAGAGCGTGGGCAACAAGCGGACACTCACTATCAACAAGTGCAACCTGTCGGATGACGCAGCGTATGAGTGCGTGGTCGGGGAGGAGAAGTGCTTCACGGAGGTTTTTGTCAAAG AGCCTCCGGTCACCATCACCAAGCTGCTGGATGATGTCCACACTGTGGTGGGAGAGAAGGTGGAGTTTGAGGTGGAGGTGTCCGAGGAAGGAGCCAACGTCAAATG GATGAAAGACGGAGTTGAGCTGAACAGAGAAACTGCAGGTTCgaaatacagatttaaaaaggaCGGAAAGAGACACATTTTGATCATAAATGAAGCCACGAAGGAGGATATTGGAATGTACTACGCCTTTACCAACGGTGGAGAGTCAAAGGCAGAACTGGAGGTTGAAG ATAAGGAGCTTGAGGTTCTGCAGAGCATAGCTGACCTGACGGTGAAGGCTGCTGAACAGGCTGTATTCAAGTGTGAAGTGTCTGATGAAAAAGTGACGGGGAAATGGTTCAAGGATGGCGTTGAAGTCAAACCCACCGATCGCATCAAAATGACGCACATTGGAAG GACCCACAAGCTGACGATTAATGACGTGAAGCCTGCGGACGCTGGAGATTATACCTTTGTACCTGACGGCTatgcactttctctctctgcaaaACTCAACTTCCTGG AAATCAAGATTGACTATGTTCCCCGACAAG AGCCTCCCAAAATCCACCTGGACACCACCGGCTCAAGCAGCAAGAACATCATTACCGTGGTGGCTGGAAACAAACTTCGCCTTGACGTGGAGATCACAGGAGATCCAGCCCCAACTGTGTGCTGGATGAAAGGAGACAAC GTGTTGTCTGAAGCGGAGGGAAGGGTCCGCGTGGAGACGAGGAAGACCCTGAGCAGCTTCGTTATCGAGGGGGCGGAGAAAGAAGACGAGGGCCACTACTCCATCACCGTGACCAACCCCGCCGGAGAGGACAAGGCTGAACTCTTTGTCAAAATCGTGG ATGTGCCCAACCCTCCTGAGAATGTCAAATGCATATCAGTTGGCGAGGACAGCAGCACGATCACATGGGACCCTCCTGCATTCGACGGCGGAGTTCCCGTTAAAG GGTACCTCATGGAGAGGAAGAAGGTCGGCTCGTCCAGATGGACCAAGCTCAACTTTGATGTTTATGAGTCCACCACCTACGAGGCTAAGAAGATGATTGAAGGTGTACTTTATGAGATGAGAGTGTTTGCAGTCAACGGCATTGGCATCTCTCAGCCAAGTGCGAGCTCAAAGCCCTTCATGCCCATTG CCCCCACCAGCGAGCCCACTCGTCTCACAGTGGATGATGTGACAGACAGTACCTGTGCACTCAAGTGGCGTCCTCCGGAGAAAGTCGGAGCGGGCGGCATTGATGGTTACATCATCGAGTACTGCAAGGAAGGAA GTGACCAGTGGGTGCAGGCTAACGAGACACCGGTGGAAAAGAACCAGTACAGGGTGAAGGGTCTGCCAGTGGGGGAGAAGATGCTGTTCAGGGTGGTGGCTGTTAACATCGCTGGGCGCAGCCCCCCCGCCACTCTCTCCCAGGCTGTTACTATCAGAGAGATCATGG AGAATCCAAAAATCCGTCTGCCTCGCCAGCTGAGAACCAAACTCATCAGAGTTGTGGGCGAGAAGGTGAACTTGGTCATCCCCTTCCAG GGTAAACCTCGTCCTGTCGTGACCTGGTTCAAAGACGGTGTGCTGCTTGAGGACAAAACAGTGGGAATTCGTACCAGCGAAGTAGACACCATCCTCTTCATCCGCTCCACGGAGAGAGCCCACTCCGGAAAGTACACGCTGTCCGTTCAGATTGAGAACATGTCGGACAGCGCTGACATACACATTCAGATTGTAG AAAAGCCCGGTCCTCCCATCTCTGTGCATGTCACAGACGTCTGGGGTTTCAACGCTGCGCTGGAGTGGAAGCCGCCCAAAGACGACGGCAACTGCGAGATTATCGGCTACTGTATTCAGAAGGCTGACCTGAAGACCAAG GAGTGGTTCACGGTCTACGAGCACAACCGCAGGCCCAGCTGCACCGTGTCTGACCTGGTCATGGGGAACGAGTATTCTTTCCGTGTGTTCAGCGAAAACATCTGCGGCCACAGCGATGAAGCTGGCATCAGCAAGAACACAGCCGTCATTTCCAAAACAG GTTTGGACTATAACCCCACACCCTTCAAAGAGAGGGACAAGACCAGTTCCCCCAAATTCACAGCGCCCCTGGTGGACAGAAGTGTGGTTGCAGGTTACACCACAGCCATCAGCTGTGCCGTCCGCGGTTTCCCCAAG CCAAAGATCATTTGGATGAAGAACAACATGATCATCGGTGAAGACCCCAAGTTTTTGATGCAGAACAACCAGGGGGTGTTGACTCTGAACATCCGTAAGCCGGGCCTGTTCGACGGAGGCAGATACTCCTGTAAGGCTGTCAACGACCTCGGGGAAGACCAGGTGGAGTGCAAGCTGGAGGTTCGAG TTGTacaagagaaaggagaggaggcgAAGAAATAA
- the mybpc2a gene encoding myosin binding protein Ca isoform X4: MPVPKTPAAKGDKAAAAPADKKEKPAEEEEMQPAVADAQPTVELPPDEIVPGEDPQLSQLTGLFVSKPESATATKGKDITFVAKVDSSNLTRKPNMKWLKGKWLDLCSKAGKHLQFKETYDRNTKIYTYEMSIIKVVDGDAGGYRCEVTSKDKCDSCTFEVSVQAVQEEQQQHNILEAFKRSMKKGGDAGEDAGDLDFSALLKKREKKKNETPKEEVDVWEILKEARPCDYEKIAFEYGITDLRGMLKRLKKMRKVEPKKSDAFLKKLDPAYSVDKGRRIQLSVEVADPNAPIKWLKNGQEIKPSAKYVFESVGNKRTLTINKCNLSDDAAYECVVGEEKCFTEVFVKEPPVTITKLLDDVHTVVGEKVEFEVEVSEEGANVKWMKDGVELNRETAGSKYRFKKDGKRHILIINEATKEDIGMYYAFTNGGESKAELEVEDKELEVLQSIADLTVKAAEQAVFKCEVSDEKVTGKWFKDGVEVKPTDRIKMTHIGRTHKLTINDVKPADAGDYTFVPDGYALSLSAKLNFLEIKIDYVPRQEPPKIHLDTTGSSSKNIITVVAGNKLRLDVEITGDPAPTVCWMKGDNVLSEAEGRVRVETRKTLSSFVIEGAEKEDEGHYSITVTNPAGEDKAELFVKIVDVPNPPENVKCISVGEDSSTITWDPPAFDGGVPVKGYLMERKKVGSSRWTKLNFDVYESTTYEAKKMIEGVLYEMRVFAVNGIGISQPSASSKPFMPIAPTSEPTRLTVDDVTDSTCALKWRPPEKVGAGGIDGYIIEYCKEGSDQWVQANETPVEKNQYRVKGLPVGEKMLFRVVAVNIAGRSPPATLSQAVTIREIMENPKIRLPRQLRTKLIRVVGEKVNLVIPFQGKPRPVVTWFKDGVLLEDKTVGIRTSEVDTILFIRSTERAHSGKYTLSVQIENMSDSADIHIQIVEKPGPPISVHVTDVWGFNAALEWKPPKDDGNCEIIGYCIQKADLKTKEWFTVYEHNRRPSCTVSDLVMGNEYSFRVFSENICGHSDEAGISKNTAVISKTGLDYNPTPFKERDKTSSPKFTAPLVDRSVVAGYTTAISCAVRGFPKPKIIWMKNNMIIGEDPKFLMQNNQGVLTLNIRKPGLFDGGRYSCKAVNDLGEDQVECKLEVRVVQEKGEEAKK; this comes from the exons CAGCCAAGGGCGATAAGGCTGCAGCAGCCCCTGCTG aCAAGAAGG AGAAGCCAGCGGAGGAGGAGG AGATGCAGCCTGCTGTAGCGG ATGCCCAGCCTACTGTAG AGTTGCCTCCTGATG AGATCGTACCAGGGGAGGATCCCCAGCTGTCCCAACTGACCGGCCTGTTCGTCTCGAAGCCAGAGAGTGCAACAGCAACAAAAG GCAAGGACATCACGTTTGTGGCTAAAGTGGACTCGTCCAACCTGACAAGGAAGCCAAACATGAAGTGGCTGAAGGGGAAGTGGCTTGACCTGTGCAGCAAAGCCGGAAAGCACCTGCAGTTCAAAGAGACCTATGACAGAAACACCAAG aTCTACACTTACGAGATGAGCATCATCAAAGTAGTGGATGGAGACGCAGGTGGCTACCGCTGCGAGGTCACCTCCAAAGACAAGTGCGACAGCTGCACATTCGAAGTCTCCGTGCAGG CTGTacaagaggagcagcagcagcacaacatCTTGGAGGCGTTTAAGCGATC GATGAAAAAAGG TGGAGATGCAGGTGAGGATGCTGGTGATCTAGACTTCAGCGCCCTGCTCAAGAAAAG ggagaaaaaaaaaaatgaaacgcCCAAAGAGGAAGTGGATGTATGGGAAATCTTGAAAGAGGCCAGGCCCTGTGACTATGAGAAGATTGCCTTTGAGTACGGCATCACAGACCTGAGGGGCATGCTGAAGAGGTTGAAGAAGATGAGGAAGGTGGAGCCCAAGAAGAGTGACG CTTTCCTGAAGAAGCTGGATCCAGCTTATTCAGTGGACAAGGGCAGGAGGATCCAGCTCTCTGTGGAGGTGGCTGACCCCAACGCTCCAATCAAGTGGCTAAAAAACGGACAGGAAATTAAACCATCAGCCAA GTATGTGTTTGAGAGCGTGGGCAACAAGCGGACACTCACTATCAACAAGTGCAACCTGTCGGATGACGCAGCGTATGAGTGCGTGGTCGGGGAGGAGAAGTGCTTCACGGAGGTTTTTGTCAAAG AGCCTCCGGTCACCATCACCAAGCTGCTGGATGATGTCCACACTGTGGTGGGAGAGAAGGTGGAGTTTGAGGTGGAGGTGTCCGAGGAAGGAGCCAACGTCAAATG GATGAAAGACGGAGTTGAGCTGAACAGAGAAACTGCAGGTTCgaaatacagatttaaaaaggaCGGAAAGAGACACATTTTGATCATAAATGAAGCCACGAAGGAGGATATTGGAATGTACTACGCCTTTACCAACGGTGGAGAGTCAAAGGCAGAACTGGAGGTTGAAG ATAAGGAGCTTGAGGTTCTGCAGAGCATAGCTGACCTGACGGTGAAGGCTGCTGAACAGGCTGTATTCAAGTGTGAAGTGTCTGATGAAAAAGTGACGGGGAAATGGTTCAAGGATGGCGTTGAAGTCAAACCCACCGATCGCATCAAAATGACGCACATTGGAAG GACCCACAAGCTGACGATTAATGACGTGAAGCCTGCGGACGCTGGAGATTATACCTTTGTACCTGACGGCTatgcactttctctctctgcaaaACTCAACTTCCTGG AAATCAAGATTGACTATGTTCCCCGACAAG AGCCTCCCAAAATCCACCTGGACACCACCGGCTCAAGCAGCAAGAACATCATTACCGTGGTGGCTGGAAACAAACTTCGCCTTGACGTGGAGATCACAGGAGATCCAGCCCCAACTGTGTGCTGGATGAAAGGAGACAAC GTGTTGTCTGAAGCGGAGGGAAGGGTCCGCGTGGAGACGAGGAAGACCCTGAGCAGCTTCGTTATCGAGGGGGCGGAGAAAGAAGACGAGGGCCACTACTCCATCACCGTGACCAACCCCGCCGGAGAGGACAAGGCTGAACTCTTTGTCAAAATCGTGG ATGTGCCCAACCCTCCTGAGAATGTCAAATGCATATCAGTTGGCGAGGACAGCAGCACGATCACATGGGACCCTCCTGCATTCGACGGCGGAGTTCCCGTTAAAG GGTACCTCATGGAGAGGAAGAAGGTCGGCTCGTCCAGATGGACCAAGCTCAACTTTGATGTTTATGAGTCCACCACCTACGAGGCTAAGAAGATGATTGAAGGTGTACTTTATGAGATGAGAGTGTTTGCAGTCAACGGCATTGGCATCTCTCAGCCAAGTGCGAGCTCAAAGCCCTTCATGCCCATTG CCCCCACCAGCGAGCCCACTCGTCTCACAGTGGATGATGTGACAGACAGTACCTGTGCACTCAAGTGGCGTCCTCCGGAGAAAGTCGGAGCGGGCGGCATTGATGGTTACATCATCGAGTACTGCAAGGAAGGAA GTGACCAGTGGGTGCAGGCTAACGAGACACCGGTGGAAAAGAACCAGTACAGGGTGAAGGGTCTGCCAGTGGGGGAGAAGATGCTGTTCAGGGTGGTGGCTGTTAACATCGCTGGGCGCAGCCCCCCCGCCACTCTCTCCCAGGCTGTTACTATCAGAGAGATCATGG AGAATCCAAAAATCCGTCTGCCTCGCCAGCTGAGAACCAAACTCATCAGAGTTGTGGGCGAGAAGGTGAACTTGGTCATCCCCTTCCAG GGTAAACCTCGTCCTGTCGTGACCTGGTTCAAAGACGGTGTGCTGCTTGAGGACAAAACAGTGGGAATTCGTACCAGCGAAGTAGACACCATCCTCTTCATCCGCTCCACGGAGAGAGCCCACTCCGGAAAGTACACGCTGTCCGTTCAGATTGAGAACATGTCGGACAGCGCTGACATACACATTCAGATTGTAG AAAAGCCCGGTCCTCCCATCTCTGTGCATGTCACAGACGTCTGGGGTTTCAACGCTGCGCTGGAGTGGAAGCCGCCCAAAGACGACGGCAACTGCGAGATTATCGGCTACTGTATTCAGAAGGCTGACCTGAAGACCAAG GAGTGGTTCACGGTCTACGAGCACAACCGCAGGCCCAGCTGCACCGTGTCTGACCTGGTCATGGGGAACGAGTATTCTTTCCGTGTGTTCAGCGAAAACATCTGCGGCCACAGCGATGAAGCTGGCATCAGCAAGAACACAGCCGTCATTTCCAAAACAG GTTTGGACTATAACCCCACACCCTTCAAAGAGAGGGACAAGACCAGTTCCCCCAAATTCACAGCGCCCCTGGTGGACAGAAGTGTGGTTGCAGGTTACACCACAGCCATCAGCTGTGCCGTCCGCGGTTTCCCCAAG CCAAAGATCATTTGGATGAAGAACAACATGATCATCGGTGAAGACCCCAAGTTTTTGATGCAGAACAACCAGGGGGTGTTGACTCTGAACATCCGTAAGCCGGGCCTGTTCGACGGAGGCAGATACTCCTGTAAGGCTGTCAACGACCTCGGGGAAGACCAGGTGGAGTGCAAGCTGGAGGTTCGAG TTGTacaagagaaaggagaggaggcgAAGAAATAA